One part of the Leucobacter triazinivorans genome encodes these proteins:
- a CDS encoding GMC family oxidoreductase — MSSQSGSAARPNSVIVVGAGSAGSVVARRLTDAGVEVTLLEAGGEDTNPAIHDLSRMGELWHSPDDWDYYTVPQEGAGGHRLHWPRGKVLGGSHSLNAMIWVRCVPGDFDHWASLGNPGWEWESVLPVYRDIENYRGAGDPEWHGTDGLLDVTDEYELSPIQASIIDAAVEEGLPRNPDYNGASIEGVSQQQVTIRDGKRLNTYMAYVKPVRDRLTLEVGCHVHELIFADEADAPEGGRPRVVGVRFAQGGRLRELFADEVILAAGAIDSPRVLLRSGIGPADELGEVGIASRVDLPGVGKNLHDHYLAPVIFDTAAPIDPPREGVSVTQSHLFWKSREDLDRPDTQPILFSVPMYGDFLEPQGGNGFSLMAGLVTPESRGEIRLSGPNPEDPLLLDPHALEHEDDVASLVASVRQCRRIGRQPALAAAPADGGWGATEMYPGPEVGDGEDLVEYVRNTLATYHHQVGTCKMGVDELAVVSPRLAVHGVDGLRVIDASIMPRVTTGNTNAPSVLIGELGARFVLNGER; from the coding sequence ATGTCGAGTCAGTCCGGATCGGCCGCGCGGCCGAACAGCGTGATCGTGGTGGGTGCGGGGTCGGCCGGTTCCGTGGTCGCCCGTCGCCTCACCGACGCCGGGGTGGAGGTGACGCTTCTCGAGGCCGGGGGCGAGGACACCAACCCCGCGATCCACGACCTGAGCCGAATGGGCGAGCTGTGGCACAGTCCCGACGACTGGGACTACTACACGGTGCCGCAGGAGGGCGCCGGCGGGCACCGCCTGCACTGGCCGCGGGGCAAGGTGCTGGGCGGATCCCACTCGTTGAACGCCATGATCTGGGTGCGTTGCGTGCCCGGCGACTTCGACCACTGGGCTTCCCTCGGCAACCCGGGCTGGGAGTGGGAGAGCGTGCTCCCCGTCTACCGGGACATCGAGAACTACCGGGGCGCGGGGGATCCCGAGTGGCACGGCACCGACGGCCTGCTCGACGTCACCGACGAGTACGAGCTGTCGCCGATCCAGGCGTCGATCATCGATGCCGCGGTGGAGGAGGGGCTGCCGCGCAATCCCGACTACAACGGTGCGTCGATCGAGGGCGTGTCGCAGCAGCAGGTGACGATTCGGGATGGCAAGCGCCTCAACACCTACATGGCGTACGTGAAGCCGGTGCGGGATCGCCTCACCCTCGAGGTGGGCTGCCACGTGCACGAGCTGATCTTCGCCGACGAGGCCGACGCGCCCGAGGGCGGCCGGCCCCGGGTTGTCGGTGTGCGCTTCGCCCAGGGCGGGCGGCTGCGCGAGCTGTTCGCCGACGAGGTGATCCTCGCCGCAGGTGCGATCGATTCGCCGCGGGTGCTGCTGCGCAGCGGGATCGGCCCCGCCGACGAGCTGGGCGAAGTGGGGATCGCGTCGCGCGTCGACCTGCCCGGCGTGGGCAAGAACCTGCACGACCACTACCTCGCGCCCGTGATCTTCGACACCGCCGCGCCCATCGACCCGCCCCGCGAGGGCGTGTCGGTGACCCAGTCCCACCTGTTCTGGAAGAGCCGGGAGGATCTGGATCGCCCCGATACGCAGCCGATCTTGTTCTCGGTGCCCATGTACGGCGACTTCCTCGAGCCCCAGGGCGGCAACGGCTTCTCGCTGATGGCCGGACTCGTGACCCCGGAGTCGCGGGGCGAGATCCGGCTGTCCGGGCCGAATCCCGAGGATCCGCTGCTGCTGGACCCGCACGCGCTGGAGCACGAGGACGACGTCGCGTCGCTCGTCGCCTCGGTGCGTCAGTGCCGCCGCATCGGCCGGCAGCCGGCGCTCGCGGCCGCGCCGGCGGACGGCGGCTGGGGCGCCACGGAGATGTACCCCGGTCCCGAGGTGGGGGATGGTGAGGATCTCGTGGAGTACGTGCGCAACACGCTCGCGACGTATCACCACCAGGTCGGCACCTGCAAGATGGGTGTCGACGAGCTGGCCGTCGTGTCGCCGCGGCTCGCGGTGCACGGGGTGGACGGGCTGCGGGTGATCGACGCGTCGATCATGCCCCGCGTCACGACGGGCAACACGAACGCCCCGTCGGTGCTGATCGGCGAGCTCGGCGCGCGGTTCGTGCTGAACGGGGAGCGGTAG
- a CDS encoding ABC transporter substrate-binding protein: MQKSNRLAAGIALAASAVLALAGCSSGTSGQDDAGSDAMDGGELTTLSVATIGLTSDGSLLTGIEQGFFEEEGLEIETSIVANPPAGLAAVQSGQVDIAYSPSIPLLNALSQGVPIQVIGAADGYPDDPAEIDDPAEFDDTGLFAAVDSGIESIEDLDGKTIAIPARKAQLEVVIAGELEKAGIDPASGVNWVVLDFTSAVAGLKNGTVDAAGLVSPFTTEAAEAGATQLSAPSIGFFETGATGLWTAGTATVEEKGEAIAAFQRAIVKSNEYATANPEEAIQAGLDYTGSTLTVDQVKTPVWPLVVNPEDLERPNEKMVALGFLPQPVDLDGVILQG, translated from the coding sequence ATGCAGAAATCCAACCGCCTCGCCGCCGGCATCGCGCTCGCGGCCTCGGCCGTCCTCGCCCTCGCGGGCTGCTCGTCCGGGACCTCCGGTCAGGACGACGCCGGCTCGGACGCCATGGACGGCGGCGAGCTCACGACGCTGAGCGTGGCGACCATCGGCCTCACGTCCGACGGCAGCCTCCTCACCGGCATCGAGCAAGGCTTCTTCGAGGAGGAGGGGCTCGAGATCGAGACCTCGATCGTCGCCAACCCGCCCGCGGGCCTCGCCGCGGTGCAGAGCGGGCAGGTCGACATCGCCTACTCCCCGAGCATCCCGCTGCTCAACGCGCTCAGCCAGGGCGTGCCCATCCAGGTGATCGGCGCGGCCGACGGGTATCCCGACGACCCCGCGGAGATCGACGACCCCGCCGAGTTCGACGACACCGGGCTCTTCGCCGCGGTCGACAGCGGCATCGAGTCGATCGAGGATCTCGACGGCAAGACGATCGCGATCCCCGCGCGCAAGGCGCAGCTGGAGGTCGTCATCGCAGGCGAGCTCGAGAAGGCCGGGATCGACCCGGCGAGCGGCGTCAACTGGGTGGTGCTCGACTTCACCTCCGCCGTGGCCGGGCTCAAGAACGGCACGGTCGACGCCGCCGGCCTCGTGAGCCCCTTCACCACCGAGGCGGCAGAGGCGGGCGCGACCCAGCTCTCCGCGCCGTCGATCGGCTTCTTCGAGACCGGTGCGACCGGCCTGTGGACCGCCGGCACGGCGACCGTCGAGGAGAAGGGCGAGGCCATCGCCGCATTCCAGCGCGCGATCGTCAAGTCGAACGAGTACGCCACGGCCAACCCGGAGGAGGCGATCCAGGCAGGCCTCGACTACACGGGATCGACGCTGACGGTCGACCAGGTCAAGACCCCGGTCTGGCCCCTGGTGGTGAACCCGGAAGACCTGGAGCGCCCCAACGAGAAGATGGTCGCCCTCGGCTTCCTGCCCCAGCCGGTCGATCTCGACGGCGTGATCCTGCAGGGCTGA
- a CDS encoding ABC transporter permease has translation MRDSRLLNSGIGALGAVAAIGLWQFAATAGPLADSPLPTAVDAFRAFFGLLGTPEMWMATWDTVYMALVGLIVATVAGVLLGVGIGVSPLAMHATRVPLEFLKPIPPIVILPVVVLVLGPTAGMGVFLVFMGCFVSIVVQSSAGVFDTDPVAKATGQSYGLGSGEILGRIVLPSALPYIGTAVRVAAPTALIVAVVAGLLGGGPGLGQSLLLAQITGNQDQLFAYVLILGVLGLIVQGLSQWGERRLLHWHPQYRKQVV, from the coding sequence ATGCGAGACTCTCGACTGCTCAATTCCGGCATCGGCGCGCTGGGCGCCGTGGCGGCGATCGGCCTCTGGCAGTTCGCCGCTACGGCGGGGCCGCTGGCCGACTCGCCGCTGCCGACCGCCGTGGATGCGTTCCGCGCGTTCTTCGGCCTGCTCGGCACTCCCGAGATGTGGATGGCGACCTGGGACACCGTGTACATGGCGCTCGTGGGCCTCATCGTCGCGACGGTGGCGGGCGTGCTGCTGGGTGTGGGCATCGGCGTCTCGCCGCTCGCCATGCACGCCACGCGCGTGCCGCTCGAGTTCTTGAAGCCGATCCCGCCGATCGTGATCCTGCCGGTGGTGGTGCTCGTGCTCGGCCCGACCGCGGGCATGGGCGTGTTCCTCGTGTTCATGGGCTGCTTCGTGTCGATCGTGGTGCAGTCGTCGGCCGGGGTCTTCGACACCGACCCGGTGGCGAAGGCGACCGGGCAGTCGTACGGCCTCGGTTCGGGCGAGATCCTCGGGCGCATCGTGCTGCCGAGCGCCCTGCCCTACATCGGCACGGCGGTGCGGGTGGCGGCGCCCACCGCGCTCATCGTCGCGGTGGTGGCCGGGCTGCTGGGCGGGGGCCCCGGGCTCGGGCAGAGCCTGCTGCTCGCCCAGATCACCGGCAACCAGGATCAGCTGTTCGCCTACGTGCTGATCCTCGGCGTGCTCGGCCTCATCGTGCAGGGACTCAGCCAGTGGGGCGAGCGGCGCCTGCTGCACTGGCATCCCCAGTATCGGAAGCAGGTGGTGTGA
- a CDS encoding TetR/AcrR family transcriptional regulator, with amino-acid sequence MPKIVDHDERRAHIVEAVTQIIIRDGFDRVTMREIAAEAGYAHGAIARYFPDKKSLLTAAFLQVFQGSHERTLQRVEGVRGLQALRQMFLELLPFEADGPERARVVLSFWDRAAQDQELWEIHHENITRRRELIRRFLVEARDDGELDPTLVIEDGVNRVSAHNAGWQMMAVLVPESADEASLLASIDSILDALHADRGAERSRTA; translated from the coding sequence ATGCCGAAGATCGTCGACCACGACGAACGCCGCGCGCACATCGTCGAGGCCGTCACGCAGATCATCATTCGAGACGGCTTCGACCGGGTCACCATGCGCGAGATCGCAGCCGAGGCCGGATACGCGCACGGGGCGATCGCGCGCTACTTCCCCGACAAGAAGAGTCTGCTCACCGCCGCGTTCCTGCAGGTGTTCCAGGGCTCGCACGAGCGCACCCTCCAGCGGGTGGAGGGGGTGCGCGGCCTGCAGGCCCTGCGACAGATGTTCCTCGAACTGCTCCCCTTCGAAGCGGACGGCCCGGAACGGGCGCGCGTCGTACTCTCCTTCTGGGACCGGGCAGCGCAGGATCAGGAGCTGTGGGAGATCCACCACGAGAACATCACGCGCCGCCGGGAGCTGATCCGGCGCTTCCTCGTCGAGGCGCGCGACGACGGGGAGCTCGACCCCACCCTGGTCATCGAAGACGGGGTCAACCGCGTCTCCGCGCACAACGCCGGTTGGCAGATGATGGCCGTGCTCGTCCCCGAGTCGGCCGATGAGGCCAGCCTGCTCGCGAGCATCGACTCCATCCTCGACGCCCTGCACGCCGACCGCGGCGCCGAGCGCTCGCGCACCGCCTGA